Proteins encoded within one genomic window of Candidatus Nezhaarchaeota archaeon:
- a CDS encoding glycosyltransferase, producing the protein MGLTYLTFHLWMSRASLNYSVPKGYLKETPIIAFHIPVKNEHPSLLERLLSSIARLKYPKDRIKVVVVCDDKDPKPMMDVCERAKEKLDVVFIHRDKARGFKAGALNEALKVESDLIVVLDVDSIVPPDFLIKALPSFYEADNVAAVSIRWEAINVKESLLSEAYSFGQNFFMRGLFRGFQARFGSFMLLGSGCLVKRKALMEVGGWDEKCVAEDLELGIRLRLRGYRVVYNDSAFIWLEAPSRYSDFKAQQRRWSCGISQLLSKHFKHILTSKLKASEKLSLLIYLTQYWGLAFIGVSMLLLPLLVLLNGEPPLLPLLILIIPAISISAMAVYGYELMKYKLSENSLLRNIKVLGRAAALTAAMSLDSLIYSLRPLVGMKCSWKVTPKGPLKKLSRGTFKLELGLTALLLITLVVSVMKSFIVLTAWTAIYLVALVYVLVKRFE; encoded by the coding sequence GTGGGATTAACCTATTTAACCTTCCATCTTTGGATGTCAAGAGCATCACTTAACTACTCTGTGCCAAAAGGTTACTTAAAGGAGACACCGATCATAGCCTTCCACATTCCAGTTAAGAATGAGCACCCATCACTTCTTGAGAGGCTTCTCTCCTCGATAGCTCGACTAAAGTACCCTAAAGACAGGATAAAGGTCGTCGTGGTATGCGACGACAAAGATCCTAAACCAATGATGGATGTGTGTGAAAGAGCTAAAGAGAAACTCGACGTCGTGTTCATTCATCGCGATAAAGCTAGGGGGTTTAAGGCTGGAGCACTTAACGAAGCCTTAAAAGTTGAAAGTGACTTAATAGTAGTCCTAGATGTTGATAGTATTGTGCCCCCCGACTTCTTAATCAAGGCCTTGCCATCATTCTACGAAGCAGACAATGTGGCTGCAGTTTCTATACGTTGGGAGGCCATTAACGTCAAGGAAAGCCTTCTGTCAGAAGCCTATAGCTTCGGGCAGAACTTCTTTATGCGAGGCCTATTTAGAGGGTTTCAAGCTAGGTTTGGCAGCTTCATGCTTCTAGGTAGTGGCTGTCTAGTAAAGAGGAAAGCCCTGATGGAAGTTGGAGGATGGGATGAAAAGTGCGTAGCAGAGGATCTTGAACTAGGCATTAGGCTGAGACTCAGGGGCTATAGGGTAGTTTACAACGATTCTGCGTTCATCTGGCTTGAGGCCCCATCGCGTTATAGCGACTTTAAAGCTCAGCAGAGGAGATGGTCGTGTGGTATAAGCCAGTTGCTATCAAAGCACTTTAAACACATTTTAACGTCGAAGCTCAAAGCTTCAGAGAAGTTGAGCTTGCTGATTTACTTGACTCAGTACTGGGGTCTGGCATTCATTGGGGTCTCGATGCTCCTACTCCCACTACTAGTCCTACTTAACGGGGAGCCGCCACTGCTACCATTGTTGATACTAATAATTCCAGCGATCAGCATATCAGCTATGGCTGTTTACGGTTACGAGCTTATGAAATACAAGCTCAGTGAGAACAGCTTGCTAAGAAACATTAAAGTTCTTGGTAGGGCTGCAGCTCTAACGGCTGCTATGTCGCTCGACTCGCTCATCTATTCGTTGAGACCACTCGTGGGGATGAAGTGTAGCTGGAAGGTGACGCCTAAGGGACCGTTAAAGAAACTATCGAGAGGCACGTTTAAACTGGAACTTGGGTTAACAGCCCTTTTGCTAATAACTTTAGTGGTATCGGTCATGAAGTCATTTATCGTATTAACTGCGTGGACCGCTATTTACCTCGTAGCACTAGTCTACGTACTTGTGAAGAGGTTTGAATAA
- a CDS encoding fumarate hydratase produces the protein MKVVDEETLYEIALTMIKKCVTRVAPDVLYLLKKAYENEKSPIARKILETMISNSHVAQRKAIPLCQSPGYPVIYVKMGAVKIDANIQRTFQRAIIEATNKGLLRPSMVHPITRRNPGDNSGVGIPEVEVELVPEMDYSELVISFKGCGAELPNAVRVFTPAEVGKEGIGLKKFIIETVAEADGIPCPPMGIGVGIGGQMHTAAKLSRKAIGTRLWTDTNPDVELAKLEEELLHWINLLGIGPAGLGGDTTALTVKVEMAYTHTAICPVAVNFHCWAVRRATTRLLHDGSIVFVEDKYAKRTV, from the coding sequence TTGAAGGTTGTAGATGAAGAGACTTTGTATGAAATAGCTTTAACCATGATCAAGAAATGTGTTACGAGGGTTGCCCCCGATGTACTATACCTACTAAAAAAGGCTTACGAGAATGAAAAGAGTCCCATAGCAAGGAAAATTTTGGAAACAATGATATCTAACAGTCATGTAGCTCAAAGGAAAGCTATTCCATTATGTCAATCACCAGGCTACCCTGTAATTTATGTGAAGATGGGTGCTGTGAAAATAGATGCAAACATTCAAAGGACGTTTCAAAGGGCAATAATCGAAGCAACCAATAAAGGTCTACTAAGACCAAGTATGGTACACCCAATAACTAGAAGGAACCCTGGTGATAACTCTGGCGTAGGCATACCTGAAGTAGAGGTAGAATTAGTACCGGAAATGGACTATAGCGAGCTTGTGATAAGCTTTAAGGGTTGTGGAGCTGAGTTGCCAAACGCTGTAAGGGTTTTTACTCCCGCTGAGGTTGGTAAAGAGGGCATCGGACTTAAGAAGTTCATTATTGAGACCGTGGCGGAAGCTGACGGGATCCCATGTCCTCCAATGGGCATTGGAGTAGGCATTGGAGGACAGATGCATACAGCTGCAAAACTTAGTAGGAAAGCTATTGGCACAAGATTGTGGACCGACACAAACCCAGATGTAGAGCTGGCCAAGCTTGAAGAGGAGCTATTGCATTGGATCAACCTTCTAGGTATAGGTCCTGCAGGGTTAGGTGGTGATACTACGGCTCTCACAGTTAAAGTCGAAATGGCGTATACGCATACAGCCATATGTCCTGTAGCAGTGAACTTTCACTGCTGGGCTGTGAGACGAGCAACGACCAGATTGCTTCACGATGGAAGTATCGTATTCGTAGAAGACAAGTATGCAAAGAGGACAGTATAA
- a CDS encoding FumA C-terminus/TtdB family hydratase beta subunit → MVEEYELTTPLDDVRKLKVRDIVYINGIVYTARDLAHIRIKNYLEEGKQLPVNFRGAVIFHAGPAVRKRDGEWEVTGIGPTTSYRMEPFSEIVFGKLGVKALVGKGRMGGETLESLRKYGGVFLVAPPGCSAIIVESVEKVLGSYWLDLGVPEAIWILKVKRLGPLIVAMDSHGNSIFNEVRGNVLRALNEIYSIIGVKR, encoded by the coding sequence ATGGTTGAAGAGTATGAATTAACAACTCCTCTTGACGACGTTAGGAAGCTTAAAGTGAGGGATATTGTGTATATCAACGGTATAGTTTATACAGCTAGAGACTTGGCCCATATTAGAATCAAAAATTACCTAGAGGAAGGTAAGCAGTTACCAGTAAACTTTAGAGGAGCGGTAATATTTCATGCGGGACCAGCCGTAAGAAAAAGAGATGGTGAATGGGAAGTCACAGGTATAGGTCCCACTACAAGCTATCGCATGGAGCCTTTTTCCGAGATTGTTTTCGGTAAACTTGGGGTTAAAGCCCTTGTAGGTAAAGGGCGCATGGGAGGAGAAACCTTAGAGAGCTTGAGGAAATATGGAGGAGTATTTCTTGTAGCACCTCCAGGTTGTTCAGCTATTATAGTAGAAAGTGTTGAGAAAGTTCTTGGTTCGTATTGGCTTGACTTAGGGGTTCCTGAGGCCATATGGATTCTTAAAGTAAAAAGACTTGGCCCCTTAATAGTAGCTATGGACTCTCATGGAAACAGCATTTTCAACGAAGTTAGGGGGAATGTTTTGAGGGCATTAAATGAAATATATTCTATTATAGGGGTCAAACGGTGA
- a CDS encoding DUF559 domain-containing protein — protein sequence MRARKVRVKTPPRAYTTGEVAVIKELQARGVRFFTQREFVVGEKRFIIDIFVPPNIVVEIDGPHHLSSIRSSRDEVKDETLKSLGLKVLRFQDFIAKSQPSKVVDEILRNLKEV from the coding sequence ATGAGGGCAAGAAAGGTCAGAGTCAAGACTCCACCTAGAGCCTACACAACAGGCGAGGTCGCAGTAATCAAGGAGTTGCAAGCTAGAGGCGTAAGGTTCTTTACTCAACGAGAATTTGTTGTAGGTGAGAAGAGGTTCATAATTGACATCTTCGTACCTCCAAACATAGTCGTAGAGATTGATGGCCCTCATCATCTAAGCAGCATTAGGTCGTCTAGAGATGAGGTCAAGGATGAGACTCTAAAGAGCTTGGGGCTCAAAGTCTTGAGATTTCAAGACTTTATCGCTAAGTCGCAGCCTTCAAAGGTTGTAGATGAAATACTTAGGAACTTAAAGGAAGTTTAA
- a CDS encoding DUF2283 domain-containing protein codes for MKVELDLERDVLHIRIGEAIVKGLIKMSEDLYFEVDEVGSIVGIQLRNAKKHIVEGIAHRIRKLVEEGGVINEGKKGQSQDST; via the coding sequence ATGAAGGTTGAGCTAGACCTCGAGAGAGACGTTCTTCACATTAGGATCGGAGAGGCGATCGTTAAGGGCTTAATTAAGATGTCTGAGGATTTATACTTTGAGGTTGATGAAGTGGGGAGCATAGTCGGCATTCAGCTTAGGAACGCTAAAAAGCACATAGTTGAAGGAATAGCTCATAGAATTAGGAAGCTCGTTGAGGAGGGCGGTGTAATCAATGAGGGCAAGAAAGGTCAGAGTCAAGACTCCACCTAG
- a CDS encoding Zn-ribbon domain-containing OB-fold protein, producing MVEVPPPPTIESFYKYIAEGKLMGVKCKRCGRIMVPPKPLCENCMAKDLEWIQLKGEGEIDSFTIIHVPPAPFSSIAPYAVAVVRLDEGPKIPGIVKGVTQPHQLKIGMRVRMVFEQTPSMQTWPQWPRYYFQLV from the coding sequence ATGGTTGAGGTCCCACCTCCTCCAACTATTGAGTCCTTCTACAAATACATTGCTGAAGGGAAGCTAATGGGGGTCAAGTGTAAAAGGTGTGGTAGGATAATGGTCCCTCCAAAGCCACTATGTGAAAACTGCATGGCTAAGGATTTAGAGTGGATTCAGCTGAAGGGGGAGGGAGAGATTGACTCCTTCACGATAATACACGTTCCACCAGCGCCATTTTCATCGATAGCTCCATACGCAGTAGCTGTTGTGAGACTAGATGAGGGACCGAAGATACCTGGAATAGTCAAGGGAGTAACGCAGCCGCATCAATTAAAGATTGGCATGAGAGTAAGAATGGTCTTTGAGCAAACGCCATCAATGCAGACGTGGCCTCAATGGCCGAGATATTACTTCCAGCTCGTGTGA
- a CDS encoding thiolase domain-containing protein, whose product MVGKPLATIVSAGLSKFGRRDGLYWRELFIEAATEAFERCPNLDPRKDIKAIFIGHMGESYEHQGHTAPTIADWLGLTPVQGFRLESACASSGAALRCAVMAIASGLVDVVLVGGVEKMTHRSTAEVTEFLAMASDFPFEQWNGLTFPGLYALMATAHMHKYGTREEQLAMVAVKNHRNATMNPKAQFQRAITVEEVLKSRVIAWPLKLYDCSPITDGASCAILVRPELARRFTDTPVHIIASAGATDKIGVHEREDLTTLLSARVASQEAYRMAGIEPKDVDVAEVHDCFTIAEIMLYEDLGFCPKGYGGKFIEEGQPEIGGKIPINTSGGLKAKGHPVGATGVAQLYEVYLQLTNQAGPRQVSGAEIGLTHNMGGSGASAFVHIYKRGD is encoded by the coding sequence ATGGTCGGGAAGCCTTTAGCTACAATTGTTAGTGCTGGACTTTCAAAGTTTGGTAGAAGGGACGGACTCTATTGGAGGGAACTATTCATAGAGGCTGCCACAGAGGCTTTCGAAAGGTGTCCAAACCTGGATCCGAGGAAGGATATAAAGGCCATATTCATAGGACATATGGGCGAGTCCTACGAGCATCAAGGTCATACAGCTCCGACGATAGCTGATTGGCTTGGACTAACCCCCGTACAAGGATTTAGACTTGAGAGTGCTTGTGCTTCATCTGGTGCAGCACTGAGGTGCGCGGTGATGGCTATAGCGTCCGGGCTAGTTGACGTCGTGCTTGTTGGCGGTGTCGAAAAGATGACCCATAGGTCAACGGCAGAAGTGACTGAGTTCCTAGCTATGGCCTCGGACTTCCCATTTGAGCAGTGGAATGGACTAACGTTCCCTGGGCTCTATGCTTTAATGGCTACCGCTCACATGCACAAGTATGGTACAAGGGAGGAGCAACTTGCCATGGTCGCTGTGAAGAATCACAGGAATGCCACCATGAATCCTAAGGCTCAATTTCAAAGAGCCATAACAGTGGAGGAAGTCCTCAAGTCTAGGGTAATAGCTTGGCCGTTAAAGCTCTATGATTGTTCACCCATAACAGATGGAGCTAGCTGTGCCATATTAGTAAGGCCGGAATTAGCTAGGAGGTTCACAGACACACCTGTACACATAATAGCATCAGCGGGAGCGACAGACAAAATCGGAGTTCACGAGAGAGAAGACTTGACGACGTTGCTTTCAGCCAGAGTCGCTAGCCAAGAAGCGTACAGAATGGCTGGGATAGAGCCCAAGGACGTTGATGTTGCTGAGGTACATGATTGCTTTACAATAGCTGAAATAATGCTTTACGAGGATTTAGGATTCTGTCCTAAAGGTTATGGAGGTAAGTTCATAGAAGAAGGTCAGCCAGAGATAGGAGGCAAGATACCGATTAATACTAGTGGAGGGCTCAAAGCTAAGGGGCATCCAGTTGGAGCTACTGGCGTCGCTCAATTATATGAAGTCTATTTGCAGTTAACTAATCAAGCAGGGCCTAGGCAGGTCAGCGGAGCTGAGATAGGTCTAACCCACAACATGGGAGGCTCGGGAGCATCTGCCTTCGTCCACATATACAAGAGAGGTGATTAG